A window of Struthio camelus isolate bStrCam1 chromosome 15, bStrCam1.hap1, whole genome shotgun sequence contains these coding sequences:
- the TNRC6A gene encoding trinucleotide repeat-containing gene 6A protein isoform X20 codes for MRELEAKATKEVERKLSRAFLPLLCGTERRDLVQEEEEQLMEERKKRKEDKKKKEAAQKKAIEQKIKVPEQTKTSVSQPQPVTSNGTSTVTSTNNNAKRATANNQQQQTLPRYPPREVPPRFRHQEQKQLLKRGQQLPVIAANLGSTPKVLNGQSGGSTVTNKQPVTNGEVPNSSKKQPGMPPIRDLVSHSPNQSDLNHSGLGSHYENSHWGPVSSNSDSSTNWDKVIVDGSDKEAWPSITGSDPELTSECMDTDSASSSGSERNLVIMASGSTGGENDGIRNGIGHGSQNKFVVGSNSNNVGNGSINGPWGLSHGTLISTCQVSVDAPDSKSESSNNRMNAWGTINSSSNGGLNPSTLNSNGNHGAWPVLENNGHALKGSVGSGNPGTNIQCSTIGQISNNQSINSKVGGSAHGSWGSLQENCDSEVNGTRKVSFSGQPQNLNTEMNGPNNTTNFMTSSLPNSAGSVQINELPNNTGHGAWRVSTMNHSQIQASPVTNGTSISHLSNGEAKSGGSYGTTWGAYGSNYSGDKCSGPNSQANGDTVNATLMQPGISGPGSTNFQINGNKGGGVWEAGTVNSQSMPWGNGNGASAGGSRRGWGNPAQNTGTNISNGEWSKLPSNQHSNESVNGNSRKFTNGWKSTEEDDLNSQSSAASQITEQNSAWAKTGTGDSEGSTESTGCHEDRATTEGQTRERRKVDQHALLQSIVNRTDLDPRVLSNSGWGQTPIKQNTAWDTETSPRGERKADNGTEAWGGSVTQTSSSGGCVDRPSPNNNNDTSSVSGWGDPKSATRWGDSKGSNSQGGWEEDSAATVMVKSNQSWGSGKEEKSSWNDAQKIKQGWVDGQKASQGWAVSASESWGENSRSNHWGEAKKSSSGGSDSDRSVSGWNEPGKSNSVTWGGSNTNPNNSSGWDEPAKSNQNQGWGDPPKSNQPQGWGDSSKPINSPEWNKQDVGSWGAPSATSKPPGSGWLGGPMPTPAKEEEPTGWEEPSPESIRRKMEIDDGTSAWGDPSKYNYKNVNMWNKNVPNSSSSSDQQAQVHQQLLSSSAMSSKESSSGSGWGEPSTPATTVDNGTSAWGKPMDTGTSWGEPISDAAGTSGWGNASLGQQASNKPGPKSMQDSWCGDDMPLTGSRQTSWEEEEDVEIGMWNSSSSQEANPSLNWPPYMKKMPAKGIMKGGNKQDETWINPFIKQFTNLSFSRESPEETIQSNKMDMSGGILQDKRMEMDKHGLNVGDYNRVVGKGPGSRPQISKESSMDRSPYFDKNGNPSMFGVGNIAAQPRSMQQPPAQPLNSSQPNPRAQVPPPLLSPQVPVSLLKYAPNNGGLSPLFGPQQQVAMLNQLSQLNQLSQISQLQGRSLSMQQQMMQQSRQLDPNLLMKQQTPPSQQQSLHQPTMKSFLENVIPHATPELQKGPSPINAFSSFPIGMNSNLNVNMDMNSIKEPQSRLRKWTTVDSISVNTSLDQNSSKHGAISSGFRLEESPFVPYDFMNSSNSPASPPGSIGDGWPRAKSPNGSSSVNWPPEFRPGEPWKGYPNIDPETDPYVTPGSVINNLSINTVREVDHLRDRNSGSSSSLNTTLPSTSAWSSIRASNYNVSLSSTAQSTSVARNSDSKSTWSPGSVTNTSLAHELWKVPLPPKSITAPSRPPPGLTGQKPPLSTWDNSLRLGGGWGNSDARYTPGSSWGESSSGRITNWLVLKNLTPQIDGSTLRTLCMQHGPLITFHLNLPHGNALVRYSSKEEVVKAQKSLHMCVLGNTTILAEFASEEEISRFFAQGQSLTPSPGWQSLGSSQNRLGSIDGSHSFSNRNDLNHWNGAGLSGTSSGDLHGTSLWGSPNYSTSLWGTPSSNDTRGISSPSPINAFLSVDHLGGGGESM; via the exons TGCCAGAACAAACAAAGACAAGTGTAAGCCAGCCTCAGCCTGTCACCTCTAACGGCACTTCCACAGTAACCAGCACTAATAATAATGCCAAGCGGGCCACAGCCAACAATCAGCAGCAGCAGACCTTGCCTCGATACCCTCCTCGTGAAGTACCACCACGATTTCGACACCAGGAACAGAAACAGCTTCTGAAACGAGGTCAGCAGTTACCAGTTATAGCTGCAAACCTGGGATCTACTCCTAAAGTATTAAACGGCCAATCGGGAGGCAGTACTGTCACAAATAAACAGCCCGTGACCAACGGAGAAGTGCcgaacagcagcaaaaaacagCCAG GCATGCCTCCCATTCGGGACTTGGTGAGCCACTCCCCTAACCAGTCAG aTCTGAACCACAGTGGTCTAGGATCCCATTATGAAAATTCTCACTGGGGACCAGTCTCTTCAAATAGTGACTCCAGCACAAACTGGGATAAAGTTATTGTAGACGGCTCTGACAAAGAAGCATGGCCATCAATCACTGGCAGTGACCCAGAGTTGACATCAGAATGTATGGACACTGACTCTGCCTCTAGCTCTGGGTCAGAGAGAAACCTCGTTATAATGGCTTCAGGGAGCACAGGTGGTGAAAATGATGGCATTCGAAATGGCATTGGACATGGttctcaaaataagtttgtggttGGTAGCAACAGCAATAATGTGGGCAATGGAAGTATTAATGGGCCATGGGGTTTATCCCATGGAACCCTAATAAGCACATGTCAAGTTTCTGTGGATGCTCCTGACAGCAAATCTGAAAGTAGCAACAATAGAATGAATGCTTGGGGCACCATAAACTCTTCATCAAATGGAGGGTTAAATCCAAGCACTTTGAATTCGAATGGCAACCATGGTGCCTGGCCTGTATTGGAGAACAATGGACATGCCCTGAAAGGGTCTGTAGGGAGTGGTAATCCTGGCACAAATATTCAGTGCAGTACCATAGGTCAGATATCTAATAATCAGAGTATTAACTCTAAAGTGGGTGGTTCAGCCCATGGTTCCTGGGGAAGCCTTCAGGAAAATTGTGATTCTGAAGTAAATGGTACAAGGAAGGTTTCATTCAGTGGGCAACCTCAAAACCTTAACACTGAAATGAATGGACCAAATAACACTACTAACTTTATGACCTCTAGTTTACCAAACTCTGCTGGTTCAGTGCAGATTAACGAACTGCCTAATAATACAGGGCATGGGGCCTGGCGCGTGAGCACAATGAATCATTCTCAGATTCAGGCCTCTCCAGTTACAAATGGCACTTCCATTTCTCATCTTAGCAATGGTGAGGCGAAAAGTGGTGGGTCTTACGGTACTACATGGGGTGCCTATGGTTCTAATTACTCTGGAGACAAATGTTCAGGCCCAAACAGCCAAGCTAATGGTGACACTGTGAATGCAACTCTAATGCAGCCAGGCATTAGTGGGCCTGGCAGCACTAACTTTCAAATCAATGGGAATAAAGGAGGAGGGGTGTGGGAGGCAGGGACAGTCAACTCCCAGAGTATGCCATGGGGAAATGGAAATGGTGCAAGTGCTGGCGGAAGTAGAAGAGGATGGGGCAACCCTGCACAAAACACTGGCACTAACATTTCAAATGGGGAATGGAGTAAACTGCCTAGTAATCAGCATTCCAATGAAAGCGTAAATGGAAATAGTAGGAAGTTTACAAATGGATGGAAATCTACTGAAGAGGATGACCTTAACAGCCAGAGTTCTGCTGCATCTCAGATAACTGAGCAGAACAGCGCATGGGCCAAAACAGGTACGGGGGATAGCGAAGGTAGTACGGAGAGCACTGGATGCCATGAAGATAGAGCAACTACAGAAGGACAGACTcgagagagaagaaaagttgaCCAGCATGCATTACTCCAAAGTATAGTGAACAGAACTGACTTAGATCCACGTGTCCTTTCCAACTCTGGTTGGGGACAGACTCCAATCAAACAGAACACTGCCTGGGATACCGAAACATCACCAAGAGGTGAAAGAAAAGCTGACAATGGGACAGAGGCCTGGGGAGGCTCTGTGACACAGACTTCCAGCTCAGGGGGATGTGTGGATAGACCTAGccctaataataataatgataccTCATCTGTATCAGGGTGGGGAGATCCAAAGTCTGCTACAAGGTGGGGAGACTCCAAAGGGTCAAACAGCCAAGGGGGGTGGGAAGAGGATTCTGCTGCTACAGTAATGGTCAAGAGCAATCAATCGTGGGGAAGTGGCAAAGAGGAAAAGTCATCTTGGAACGATGCACAGAAAATCAAACAGGGATGGGTAGATGGACAAAAGGCCAGCCAGGGTTGGGCAGTTTCTGCCAGTGAGAGCTGGGGAGAAAATTCAAGGAGTAACCATTGGGGTGAGGCTAAGAAATCCAGTTCAGGAGGTAGCGACAGTGACAGATCAGTATCTGGTTGGAATGAGCCAGGTAAATCAAATTCTGTTACTTGGGGAGGCAGTAACACAAACCCAAATAACTCATCCGGATGGGATGAGCCTGCAAAGTCTAATCAGAACCAGGGCTGGGGAGACCCTCCTAAATCCAATCAGCCTCAAGGTTGGGGGGATTCATCAAAGCCAATCAACTCTCCAGAATGGAACAAACAAGATGTTGGATCTTGGGGAGCACCGTCTGCCACCAGTAAACCGCCAGGGTCAGGCTGGTTGGGAGGACCAATGCCAACACCAGCAAAGGAAGAAGAACCCACTGGCTGGGAGGAGCCATCCCCTGAATCAATACGCCGTAAGATGGAAATTGATGATGGAACTTCTGCTTGGGGTGATCCAAGCAAATACAACTACAAAAATGTGAATATGTGGAATAAAAATGTCCCAAACAGTAGCAGCAGTTCAGACCAGCAAGCACAGGTACATCAGCAGCTACTGTCTTCAAGTGCCATGTCTAGCAAGGAGAGCAGTTCTGGTTCTG GTTGGGGAGAGCCTTCTACTCCAGCCACTACTGTAGATAATGGAACTTCAGCGTGGGGTAAACCCATGGATACTGGTACTAGCTGGGGAGAACCCATCAGTgatgcagcaggcacctctggctGGGGAAATGCTTCTCTTGGTCAACAGGCTTCAAATAAACCTG GGCCTAAATCTATGCAAGACAGCTGGTGTGGAGATGATATGCCGTTGACAGGCAGTCGTCAGACCAgctgggaggaagaagaggatgtAGAAATTGGAATGTGGAATAGCAGTTCCTCACAAGAAGCTAACCCATCTTTAAATTGGCCACCGTATATGAAAAAAATGCCTGCAAAG ggaataATGAAAGGTGGAAATAAGCAAGATGAAACATGGATCAATCCATTCATTAAGCAATTCACAAATCTCAGTTTTTCA AGAGAATCACCAGAGGAAACCATACAGAGCAATAAGATGGACATGTCTGGAG GGATATTGCAAGATAAGCGTATGGAGATGGATAAGCATGGCCTGAATGTTGGAGATTACAATCGTGTGGTTGGAAAAGGCCCTGGTTCTCGTCCTCAGATTTCCAAAGAGTCTTCCATGGATCGCAGTCCTTATTTTGATAAG aatGGCAATCCCAGTATGTTTGGTGTTGGTAATATAGCAGCACAGCCCAGGAGCATGCAGCAGCCTCCAGCACAACCTCTTAATTCATCTCAGCCTAATCCACGTGCTCAAGTGCCTCCTCCATTACTGTCCCCTCAG GTTCCAGTATCATTACTGAAGTATGCACCAAACAACGGTGGCCTGAGCCCACTTTTTGGCCCACAACAACAGGTAGCCATGTTGAATCAACTGTCCCAGTTAAACCAGCTTTCTCAGATCTCCCAGTTACAG ggTCGATCTCTTAGTATGCAGCAACAGATGATGCAACAGTCCCGTCAGCTTGATCCAAACCTGTTAATGAAGCAGCAAACTCCACCCTCTCAACAGCAGTCACTCCATCAACCCACCATGAAATCTTTCCTTGAGAATGTCATACCCCATGCTACTCCTGAGCTACAAAAAGGGCCATCACCAATAAATGCGTTCAGCAGCTTCCCTATAG GAATGAACTCAAACTTGAATGTAAACATGGATATGAACAGTATTAAAGAGCCACAGTCTCGACTGAGGAAATGGACAACAGTAGACAGCATTTCTGTGAACACATCGTTAGATCAAAACTCCAGCAAACACG GTGCTATTTCAAGTGGTTTTAGGCTGGAAGAGTCGCCATTTGTTCCATATGACTTTATGAACAGCAGTAATTCACCAGCCAGTCCTCCTGGATCTATTGGGGATGGCTGGCCCCGTGCCAAATCGCCTAACGGCTCTAGCAGTGTTAACTGGCCACCAG AATTTCGTCCTGGTGAGCCATGGAAAGGTTATCCAAACATCGACCCTGAAACTGACCCTTACGTCACTCCTGGCAGTGTCATAAACAATCTTTCAATTAATACTGTGCGGGAAGTTGACCACCTCAGGGACAGGAACAGTG gGTCATCCTCATCTTTGAACACCACGCTGCCTTCAACTAGTGCCTGGTCATCCATTCGTGCCTCCAACTACAATGTTTCCCTCAGCAGTACAGCACAAAGCACTTCAG TAGCCAGAAACAGTGATTCCAAATCAACATGGTCTCCTGGATCAGTCACTAACACCTCTCTGGCTCATGAGCTGTGGAAGGTCCCTTTGCCACCTAAAAGCATCACTGCTCCGTCCCGCCCACCTCCAGGGCTAACAGGCCAGAAACCACCTTTATCCACTTGGGATAACTCCCTTCGTTTGGGTGGAGGATGGGGAAATTCTGATGCCAGATATACCCCTG gTTCAAGCTGGGGTGAGAGCAGCTCAGGGAGAATAACAAATTGGCTTGTTCTAAAAAACCTTACACCTCAG atTGATGGCTCAACCTTGCGTACTCTGTGCATGCAGCACGGTCCACTAATAACATTCCACCTTAACCTCCCACATGGTAATGCTTTGGTCCGTTACAGTTCAAAAGAAGAGGTAGTGAAGGCACAAAAATCTCTGCACAT GTGTGTATTAGGGAACACTACTATTCTTGCTGAGTTTGCCAGTGAAGAGGAGATTAGTCGCTTCTTTGCACAAGGCCAGTCTCTGACTCCGTCTCCTGGCTGGCAATCTCTTGGATCCAGCCAGAACCGACTTGGATCCATTGACGGTTCCCATTCGTTCTCAAACCGTAATGATCTAAATCACTGGAATGGTGCTGGGCTGTCGGGAACTAGCAGTGGAGACCTTCATGGCACTTCACTTTGGGGGAGCCCCAACTATTCCACGAGCCTGTGGGGCACCCCGAGCAGCAATGACACCAGGGGAATTAGCAGCCCATCCCCCATCAACGCTTTCCTTTCTGTTGACCACCTAGGTGGAGGTGGAGAGTCCATGTAA
- the TNRC6A gene encoding trinucleotide repeat-containing gene 6A protein isoform X16, with amino-acid sequence MRELEAKATKEVERKLSRAFLPLLCGTERRDLVQEEEEQLMEERKKRKEDKKKKEAAQKKAIEQKIKVPEQTKTSVSQPQPVTSNGTSTVTSTNNNAKRATANNQQQQTLPRYPPREVPPRFRHQEQKQLLKRGQQLPVIAANLGSTPKVLNGQSGGSTVTNKQPVTNGEVPNSSKKQPGMPPIRDLVSHSPNQSDLNHSGLGSHYENSHWGPVSSNSDSSTNWDKVIVDGSDKEAWPSITGSDPELTSECMDTDSASSSGSERNLVIMASGSTGGENDGIRNGIGHGSQNKFVVGSNSNNVGNGSINGPWGLSHGTLISTCQVSVDAPDSKSESSNNRMNAWGTINSSSNGGLNPSTLNSNGNHGAWPVLENNGHALKGSVGSGNPGTNIQCSTIGQISNNQSINSKVGGSAHGSWGSLQENCDSEVNGTRKVSFSGQPQNLNTEMNGPNNTTNFMTSSLPNSAGSVQINELPNNTGHGAWRVSTMNHSQIQASPVTNGTSISHLSNGEAKSGGSYGTTWGAYGSNYSGDKCSGPNSQANGDTVNATLMQPGISGPGSTNFQINGNKGGGVWEAGTVNSQSMPWGNGNGASAGGSRRGWGNPAQNTGTNISNGEWSKLPSNQHSNESVNGNSRKFTNGWKSTEEDDLNSQSSAASQITEQNSAWAKTGTGDSEGSTESTGCHEDRATTEGQTRERRKVDQHALLQSIVNRTDLDPRVLSNSGWGQTPIKQNTAWDTETSPRGERKADNGTEAWGGSVTQTSSSGGCVDRPSPNNNNDTSSVSGWGDPKSATRWGDSKGSNSQGGWEEDSAATVMVKSNQSWGSGKEEKSSWNDAQKIKQGWVDGQKASQGWAVSASESWGENSRSNHWGEAKKSSSGGSDSDRSVSGWNEPGKSNSVTWGGSNTNPNNSSGWDEPAKSNQNQGWGDPPKSNQPQGWGDSSKPINSPEWNKQDVGSWGAPSATSKPPGSGWLGGPMPTPAKEEEPTGWEEPSPESIRRKMEIDDGTSAWGDPSKYNYKNVNMWNKNVPNSSSSSDQQAQVHQQLLSSSAMSSKESSSGSGWGEPSTPATTVDNGTSAWGKPMDTGTSWGEPISDAAGTSGWGNASLGQQASNKPGPKSMQDSWCGDDMPLTGSRQTSWEEEEDVEIGMWNSSSSQEANPSLNWPPYMKKMPAKGIMKGGNKQDETWINPFIKQFTNLSFSRESPEETIQSNKMDMSGGILQDKRMEMDKHGLNVGDYNRVVGKGPGSRPQISKESSMDRSPYFDKNGNPSMFGVGNIAAQPRSMQQPPAQPLNSSQPNPRAQVPPPLLSPQVPVSLLKYAPNNGGLSPLFGPQQQVAMLNQLSQLNQLSQISQLQRLLAQQQKAQNQRSMPSGGRQQQEQQGRSLSMQQQMMQQSRQLDPNLLMKQQTPPSQQQSLHQPTMKSFLENVIPHATPELQKGPSPINAFSSFPIGMNSNLNVNMDMNSIKEPQSRLRKWTTVDSISVNTSLDQNSSKHGAISSGFRLEESPFVPYDFMNSSNSPASPPGSIGDGWPRAKSPNGSSSVNWPPEFRPGEPWKGYPNIDPETDPYVTPGSVINNLSINTVREVDHLRDRNSGSSSSLNTTLPSTSAWSSIRASNYNVSLSSTAQSTSVARNSDSKSTWSPGSVTNTSLAHELWKVPLPPKSITAPSRPPPGLTGQKPPLSTWDNSLRLGGGWGNSDARYTPGSSWGESSSGRITNWLVLKNLTPQIDGSTLRTLCMQHGPLITFHLNLPHGNALVRYSSKEEVVKAQKSLHMCVLGNTTILAEFASEEEISRFFAQGQSLTPSPGWQSLGSSQNRLGSIDGSHSFSNRNDLNHWNGAGLSGTSSGDLHGTSLWGSPNYSTSLWGTPSSNDTRGISSPSPINAFLSVDHLGGGGESM; translated from the exons TGCCAGAACAAACAAAGACAAGTGTAAGCCAGCCTCAGCCTGTCACCTCTAACGGCACTTCCACAGTAACCAGCACTAATAATAATGCCAAGCGGGCCACAGCCAACAATCAGCAGCAGCAGACCTTGCCTCGATACCCTCCTCGTGAAGTACCACCACGATTTCGACACCAGGAACAGAAACAGCTTCTGAAACGAGGTCAGCAGTTACCAGTTATAGCTGCAAACCTGGGATCTACTCCTAAAGTATTAAACGGCCAATCGGGAGGCAGTACTGTCACAAATAAACAGCCCGTGACCAACGGAGAAGTGCcgaacagcagcaaaaaacagCCAG GCATGCCTCCCATTCGGGACTTGGTGAGCCACTCCCCTAACCAGTCAG aTCTGAACCACAGTGGTCTAGGATCCCATTATGAAAATTCTCACTGGGGACCAGTCTCTTCAAATAGTGACTCCAGCACAAACTGGGATAAAGTTATTGTAGACGGCTCTGACAAAGAAGCATGGCCATCAATCACTGGCAGTGACCCAGAGTTGACATCAGAATGTATGGACACTGACTCTGCCTCTAGCTCTGGGTCAGAGAGAAACCTCGTTATAATGGCTTCAGGGAGCACAGGTGGTGAAAATGATGGCATTCGAAATGGCATTGGACATGGttctcaaaataagtttgtggttGGTAGCAACAGCAATAATGTGGGCAATGGAAGTATTAATGGGCCATGGGGTTTATCCCATGGAACCCTAATAAGCACATGTCAAGTTTCTGTGGATGCTCCTGACAGCAAATCTGAAAGTAGCAACAATAGAATGAATGCTTGGGGCACCATAAACTCTTCATCAAATGGAGGGTTAAATCCAAGCACTTTGAATTCGAATGGCAACCATGGTGCCTGGCCTGTATTGGAGAACAATGGACATGCCCTGAAAGGGTCTGTAGGGAGTGGTAATCCTGGCACAAATATTCAGTGCAGTACCATAGGTCAGATATCTAATAATCAGAGTATTAACTCTAAAGTGGGTGGTTCAGCCCATGGTTCCTGGGGAAGCCTTCAGGAAAATTGTGATTCTGAAGTAAATGGTACAAGGAAGGTTTCATTCAGTGGGCAACCTCAAAACCTTAACACTGAAATGAATGGACCAAATAACACTACTAACTTTATGACCTCTAGTTTACCAAACTCTGCTGGTTCAGTGCAGATTAACGAACTGCCTAATAATACAGGGCATGGGGCCTGGCGCGTGAGCACAATGAATCATTCTCAGATTCAGGCCTCTCCAGTTACAAATGGCACTTCCATTTCTCATCTTAGCAATGGTGAGGCGAAAAGTGGTGGGTCTTACGGTACTACATGGGGTGCCTATGGTTCTAATTACTCTGGAGACAAATGTTCAGGCCCAAACAGCCAAGCTAATGGTGACACTGTGAATGCAACTCTAATGCAGCCAGGCATTAGTGGGCCTGGCAGCACTAACTTTCAAATCAATGGGAATAAAGGAGGAGGGGTGTGGGAGGCAGGGACAGTCAACTCCCAGAGTATGCCATGGGGAAATGGAAATGGTGCAAGTGCTGGCGGAAGTAGAAGAGGATGGGGCAACCCTGCACAAAACACTGGCACTAACATTTCAAATGGGGAATGGAGTAAACTGCCTAGTAATCAGCATTCCAATGAAAGCGTAAATGGAAATAGTAGGAAGTTTACAAATGGATGGAAATCTACTGAAGAGGATGACCTTAACAGCCAGAGTTCTGCTGCATCTCAGATAACTGAGCAGAACAGCGCATGGGCCAAAACAGGTACGGGGGATAGCGAAGGTAGTACGGAGAGCACTGGATGCCATGAAGATAGAGCAACTACAGAAGGACAGACTcgagagagaagaaaagttgaCCAGCATGCATTACTCCAAAGTATAGTGAACAGAACTGACTTAGATCCACGTGTCCTTTCCAACTCTGGTTGGGGACAGACTCCAATCAAACAGAACACTGCCTGGGATACCGAAACATCACCAAGAGGTGAAAGAAAAGCTGACAATGGGACAGAGGCCTGGGGAGGCTCTGTGACACAGACTTCCAGCTCAGGGGGATGTGTGGATAGACCTAGccctaataataataatgataccTCATCTGTATCAGGGTGGGGAGATCCAAAGTCTGCTACAAGGTGGGGAGACTCCAAAGGGTCAAACAGCCAAGGGGGGTGGGAAGAGGATTCTGCTGCTACAGTAATGGTCAAGAGCAATCAATCGTGGGGAAGTGGCAAAGAGGAAAAGTCATCTTGGAACGATGCACAGAAAATCAAACAGGGATGGGTAGATGGACAAAAGGCCAGCCAGGGTTGGGCAGTTTCTGCCAGTGAGAGCTGGGGAGAAAATTCAAGGAGTAACCATTGGGGTGAGGCTAAGAAATCCAGTTCAGGAGGTAGCGACAGTGACAGATCAGTATCTGGTTGGAATGAGCCAGGTAAATCAAATTCTGTTACTTGGGGAGGCAGTAACACAAACCCAAATAACTCATCCGGATGGGATGAGCCTGCAAAGTCTAATCAGAACCAGGGCTGGGGAGACCCTCCTAAATCCAATCAGCCTCAAGGTTGGGGGGATTCATCAAAGCCAATCAACTCTCCAGAATGGAACAAACAAGATGTTGGATCTTGGGGAGCACCGTCTGCCACCAGTAAACCGCCAGGGTCAGGCTGGTTGGGAGGACCAATGCCAACACCAGCAAAGGAAGAAGAACCCACTGGCTGGGAGGAGCCATCCCCTGAATCAATACGCCGTAAGATGGAAATTGATGATGGAACTTCTGCTTGGGGTGATCCAAGCAAATACAACTACAAAAATGTGAATATGTGGAATAAAAATGTCCCAAACAGTAGCAGCAGTTCAGACCAGCAAGCACAGGTACATCAGCAGCTACTGTCTTCAAGTGCCATGTCTAGCAAGGAGAGCAGTTCTGGTTCTG GTTGGGGAGAGCCTTCTACTCCAGCCACTACTGTAGATAATGGAACTTCAGCGTGGGGTAAACCCATGGATACTGGTACTAGCTGGGGAGAACCCATCAGTgatgcagcaggcacctctggctGGGGAAATGCTTCTCTTGGTCAACAGGCTTCAAATAAACCTG GGCCTAAATCTATGCAAGACAGCTGGTGTGGAGATGATATGCCGTTGACAGGCAGTCGTCAGACCAgctgggaggaagaagaggatgtAGAAATTGGAATGTGGAATAGCAGTTCCTCACAAGAAGCTAACCCATCTTTAAATTGGCCACCGTATATGAAAAAAATGCCTGCAAAG ggaataATGAAAGGTGGAAATAAGCAAGATGAAACATGGATCAATCCATTCATTAAGCAATTCACAAATCTCAGTTTTTCA AGAGAATCACCAGAGGAAACCATACAGAGCAATAAGATGGACATGTCTGGAG GGATATTGCAAGATAAGCGTATGGAGATGGATAAGCATGGCCTGAATGTTGGAGATTACAATCGTGTGGTTGGAAAAGGCCCTGGTTCTCGTCCTCAGATTTCCAAAGAGTCTTCCATGGATCGCAGTCCTTATTTTGATAAG aatGGCAATCCCAGTATGTTTGGTGTTGGTAATATAGCAGCACAGCCCAGGAGCATGCAGCAGCCTCCAGCACAACCTCTTAATTCATCTCAGCCTAATCCACGTGCTCAAGTGCCTCCTCCATTACTGTCCCCTCAG GTTCCAGTATCATTACTGAAGTATGCACCAAACAACGGTGGCCTGAGCCCACTTTTTGGCCCACAACAACAGGTAGCCATGTTGAATCAACTGTCCCAGTTAAACCAGCTTTCTCAGATCTCCCAGTTACAG CGGTTGTTGGCTCAGCAGCAAAAAGCGCAGAATCAAAGAAGCATGCCTTCTGGTGGTCGTcaacagcaggagcagcag ggTCGATCTCTTAGTATGCAGCAACAGATGATGCAACAGTCCCGTCAGCTTGATCCAAACCTGTTAATGAAGCAGCAAACTCCACCCTCTCAACAGCAGTCACTCCATCAACCCACCATGAAATCTTTCCTTGAGAATGTCATACCCCATGCTACTCCTGAGCTACAAAAAGGGCCATCACCAATAAATGCGTTCAGCAGCTTCCCTATAG GAATGAACTCAAACTTGAATGTAAACATGGATATGAACAGTATTAAAGAGCCACAGTCTCGACTGAGGAAATGGACAACAGTAGACAGCATTTCTGTGAACACATCGTTAGATCAAAACTCCAGCAAACACG GTGCTATTTCAAGTGGTTTTAGGCTGGAAGAGTCGCCATTTGTTCCATATGACTTTATGAACAGCAGTAATTCACCAGCCAGTCCTCCTGGATCTATTGGGGATGGCTGGCCCCGTGCCAAATCGCCTAACGGCTCTAGCAGTGTTAACTGGCCACCAG AATTTCGTCCTGGTGAGCCATGGAAAGGTTATCCAAACATCGACCCTGAAACTGACCCTTACGTCACTCCTGGCAGTGTCATAAACAATCTTTCAATTAATACTGTGCGGGAAGTTGACCACCTCAGGGACAGGAACAGTG gGTCATCCTCATCTTTGAACACCACGCTGCCTTCAACTAGTGCCTGGTCATCCATTCGTGCCTCCAACTACAATGTTTCCCTCAGCAGTACAGCACAAAGCACTTCAG TAGCCAGAAACAGTGATTCCAAATCAACATGGTCTCCTGGATCAGTCACTAACACCTCTCTGGCTCATGAGCTGTGGAAGGTCCCTTTGCCACCTAAAAGCATCACTGCTCCGTCCCGCCCACCTCCAGGGCTAACAGGCCAGAAACCACCTTTATCCACTTGGGATAACTCCCTTCGTTTGGGTGGAGGATGGGGAAATTCTGATGCCAGATATACCCCTG gTTCAAGCTGGGGTGAGAGCAGCTCAGGGAGAATAACAAATTGGCTTGTTCTAAAAAACCTTACACCTCAG atTGATGGCTCAACCTTGCGTACTCTGTGCATGCAGCACGGTCCACTAATAACATTCCACCTTAACCTCCCACATGGTAATGCTTTGGTCCGTTACAGTTCAAAAGAAGAGGTAGTGAAGGCACAAAAATCTCTGCACAT GTGTGTATTAGGGAACACTACTATTCTTGCTGAGTTTGCCAGTGAAGAGGAGATTAGTCGCTTCTTTGCACAAGGCCAGTCTCTGACTCCGTCTCCTGGCTGGCAATCTCTTGGATCCAGCCAGAACCGACTTGGATCCATTGACGGTTCCCATTCGTTCTCAAACCGTAATGATCTAAATCACTGGAATGGTGCTGGGCTGTCGGGAACTAGCAGTGGAGACCTTCATGGCACTTCACTTTGGGGGAGCCCCAACTATTCCACGAGCCTGTGGGGCACCCCGAGCAGCAATGACACCAGGGGAATTAGCAGCCCATCCCCCATCAACGCTTTCCTTTCTGTTGACCACCTAGGTGGAGGTGGAGAGTCCATGTAA